The following are encoded together in the Mycteria americana isolate JAX WOST 10 ecotype Jacksonville Zoo and Gardens chromosome 2, USCA_MyAme_1.0, whole genome shotgun sequence genome:
- the AGR3 gene encoding anterior gradient protein 3, translating to MLHSTLALSFLLIAVSSNLAMAIKKEKRAPQTLSRGWGDEITWVQTYEEGLYQAKKSNKPLMVIHHLEDCQYCQALKKAFAENEEIQEMAQNNFVMLNLMHETTDKNLSPDGQYVPRIMFVDPSLTVRADITGRYSNRLYTYEPQDVPFLIENMKKALRLIQTEL from the exons ATGCTCCATTCAACATTGGCCTTGTCCTTCCTGCTAATTGCAGTCTCTTCCAACCTCGCAATGgcaatcaaaaaggaaaaaagagcaccTCAGACGCTGTCAAGAG GGTGGGGAGATGAAATAACCTGGGTACAAACTTATGAAGAAGGCCTTTATCAAgcaaaaaaaag taaCAAGCCACTGATGGTAATTCATCATTTGGAAGACTGTCAATACTGCCAAG CActgaagaaagcttttgcagaaaatgaagagaTACAGGAAATGGCCCAAAATAACTTCGTTATGCTGAATCTCATG CATGAAACCACAGATAAAAATCTGTCACCTGATGGACAATACGTGCCTCGAATCATGTTTGTAG ACCCATCTCTCACAGTAAGAGCTGATATCACAGGAAGATACTCCAACCGGCTTTACACTTACGAACCACAAGACGTACCATTCC taatagAGAACATGAAGAAAGCACTACGCCTCATTCAGACAGAACTGTAA